From the Alkalibacter rhizosphaerae genome, one window contains:
- a CDS encoding ABC transporter permease, translated as MIKPLETTMKKRAFLGFNRRQKTLTTIIFSGAILLAIVIGNAVVGTQQLQTSLDMRNLSPSLEHLFGTDWLGRDMFARTIKGLALSLGVGVLASTTSALVALVLGLMAATLGKKVDALISWLVDLFLSVPHLVALILISFALGGGMKGVILGITFTHWPSLTRIIRAEVLQLRNSEFVEVSRQFGKSPAWIAIHHILPHLAPQLFVGLVLLFPHAVLHEAAITFLGFGLSPQQPAIGIILSESMRYLSIGMWWLAFFPGLALLIMVRSFDVLGDNVYSLMDPYRGHE; from the coding sequence ATGATCAAACCTTTGGAAACGACCATGAAGAAACGAGCTTTTTTAGGATTCAATAGAAGACAGAAGACGTTGACCACCATTATTTTTTCCGGAGCCATCCTTTTGGCCATCGTGATAGGTAATGCTGTCGTTGGTACGCAACAGCTGCAGACTTCTTTGGACATGCGAAACCTGTCTCCATCTCTGGAACATTTATTTGGAACAGATTGGTTGGGAAGAGACATGTTTGCCCGTACGATCAAGGGATTGGCCTTGAGTCTGGGGGTGGGTGTGCTGGCTTCCACCACCAGTGCTTTAGTGGCGTTGGTCCTTGGTTTGATGGCAGCCACCTTGGGAAAGAAGGTGGATGCACTCATTTCCTGGTTGGTGGACCTGTTTCTCAGCGTGCCTCATTTGGTGGCCCTGATCCTGATCTCCTTTGCACTTGGGGGAGGAATGAAAGGTGTGATCCTGGGTATAACATTTACCCACTGGCCAAGTTTGACCAGGATCATCCGTGCAGAGGTTCTGCAGCTTCGAAACTCAGAGTTTGTGGAAGTATCCCGACAATTCGGAAAATCACCGGCATGGATCGCGATCCATCATATCTTGCCTCATTTGGCACCCCAATTGTTTGTCGGATTGGTCTTGCTGTTCCCACACGCTGTGCTGCATGAAGCGGCCATCACCTTTCTTGGATTCGGCCTCTCACCCCAGCAACCGGCCATAGGGATCATACTGTCGGAGTCCATGCGATATTTGTCCATTGGAATGTGGTGGTTGGCATTTTTCCCGGGTCTGGCTTTATTGATCATGGTCCGTTCATTTGATGTGTTGGGAGATAACGTGTATTCATTGATGGATCCCTACAGGGGGCATGAATAA
- a CDS encoding ABC transporter ATP-binding protein, translated as MTSTNWSHENAMLKVEDLSVSFVQYTKGLKQKDLKVITSLNIDIMPGEVLAVVGSSGSGKSLLAHAILGILPTNATVNGTMMYKGEALTTKRQQSLRGKEIALVPQSVKYLDPLMKVGKQVQSAVRKGDPVKAQKDVFARYHLKSGVDGQYPYQLSGGMSRRVLVSTAVVSGASLIIADEPTPGMDTAAVQESIRDLRKLADEGAAVMMITHDIDTALKIADRIAVFYAGTTVEVAPVSDFEGRGEKLRHPYSKALWRALPQNEFLPIEGFQPLPSALPPGCLFAPRCSMATPECSAGQPEARELRDGMVRCIHAT; from the coding sequence ATGACATCAACAAATTGGAGCCATGAAAATGCAATGTTAAAGGTGGAGGATCTGTCCGTGTCCTTTGTTCAGTATACGAAAGGATTGAAACAAAAAGACCTGAAGGTCATAACCAGTTTAAACATTGATATCATGCCAGGCGAGGTGTTGGCAGTGGTTGGATCCAGCGGTTCCGGAAAGAGCTTGCTGGCTCATGCCATCTTGGGGATTTTGCCCACCAATGCAACGGTAAATGGCACGATGATGTACAAAGGAGAAGCTTTGACGACAAAGCGCCAACAGTCGCTTCGGGGAAAGGAGATCGCCTTGGTGCCCCAATCGGTGAAGTATCTGGATCCTTTGATGAAAGTAGGCAAACAGGTACAATCTGCAGTGCGAAAAGGAGATCCTGTAAAAGCACAAAAGGATGTATTTGCCAGATATCATTTAAAATCTGGAGTTGACGGTCAATATCCGTACCAACTATCCGGTGGGATGTCAAGAAGGGTCCTGGTATCCACTGCCGTAGTAAGTGGTGCATCATTGATCATAGCAGATGAACCGACACCCGGTATGGATACAGCGGCAGTCCAGGAATCCATTCGCGATTTGAGAAAGCTGGCGGATGAAGGTGCAGCGGTCATGATGATCACCCACGACATCGATACTGCATTGAAAATCGCCGATCGCATTGCAGTATTTTATGCAGGTACAACGGTTGAGGTGGCACCAGTATCCGATTTCGAAGGCAGAGGTGAAAAGCTTCGTCATCCTTACAGCAAAGCGTTGTGGAGAGCACTTCCGCAAAATGAATTTTTGCCGATTGAAGGATTTCAACCGTTGCCGAGTGCTTTGCCACCGGGTTGTCTGTTTGCACCCAGATGTTCCATGGCGACGCCGGAGTGCAGTGCAGGTCAACCGGAAGCAAGAGAACTTCGGGACGGAATGGTGAGGTGTATCCATGCAACTTAA
- a CDS encoding ABC transporter ATP-binding protein, translating to MQLKGENIGFRYDNGPWILQDMNFSIESGEVVGIMGSSGCGKTTLGRILAGYEDPQVGKVTLNGEALPKRTYNPVQLVFQHPEKAVNGRWHMKNTLQEGWDPQDEILEALGIEKAWLKRWPNELSGGELQRFCVARALGSKTKFLIADEMTTMLDAITQAQIWHVVRDVARKQDIGLVVISHEEHLIKRLCDRVVKL from the coding sequence ATGCAACTTAAAGGGGAAAATATTGGATTTCGATACGATAATGGTCCATGGATCTTGCAGGACATGAATTTTTCCATAGAATCCGGAGAAGTGGTCGGGATCATGGGATCAAGCGGGTGTGGAAAAACCACATTAGGAAGGATCCTGGCAGGTTATGAAGATCCTCAAGTAGGAAAAGTGACTTTGAATGGAGAGGCATTGCCGAAGAGAACCTATAATCCGGTTCAATTGGTTTTTCAACATCCGGAAAAAGCTGTCAATGGACGATGGCACATGAAAAATACATTGCAAGAAGGTTGGGATCCTCAAGATGAAATTTTAGAGGCTCTTGGCATCGAAAAAGCATGGTTGAAGCGTTGGCCCAATGAACTTTCCGGTGGAGAGCTTCAACGATTTTGTGTGGCGCGAGCTCTTGGATCGAAAACTAAATTCTTGATTGCAGACGAGATGACCACCATGCTGGATGCCATCACCCAGGCCCAAATTTGGCATGTAGTACGGGATGTGGCAAGAAAGCAGGATATCGGGCTGGTCGTTATAAGTCATGAAGAACATTTGATCAAACGATTGTGCGACCGGGTCGTGAAATTGTAA